The following coding sequences are from one Methanohalophilus halophilus window:
- a CDS encoding 2-amino-3,7-dideoxy-D-threo-hept-6-ulosonate synthase: protein MSEIGKSVRIERIFDRNTQNAIIIPMDHGVGAGPLRGLTDMPDTVNKVAEGGANAVLGHMGLPKYGHRGYGKDVGLIIHLSGSTSLGPDPNHKVLVTTIEEAIKVGADAVSVHINIGADDEAKMLQDLGRIAKGCDEWGIPLLAMMYPRGPRVASEHDADYVKHAARVGAELGADIVKTNYTGDIDSFKEVVEGCPVPVVIAGGPQMETEEDLLQMIHDSLEAGGRGVAIGRNVFQSENPVVTVSKISRIVHGGETVEEVLNR, encoded by the coding sequence ATGAGTGAAATCGGCAAATCCGTAAGGATCGAACGCATATTCGATCGTAATACACAAAACGCAATAATAATACCAATGGACCACGGAGTCGGGGCCGGGCCTCTAAGAGGACTGACAGATATGCCTGATACTGTAAATAAAGTCGCTGAAGGTGGTGCAAACGCAGTATTGGGCCATATGGGTCTTCCCAAATACGGCCACAGGGGATATGGAAAGGATGTGGGATTGATAATTCATCTTTCCGGCTCAACATCCCTTGGCCCGGACCCAAATCACAAGGTACTGGTTACAACCATTGAAGAAGCCATAAAAGTGGGCGCTGATGCAGTATCAGTCCACATAAATATAGGTGCAGATGATGAAGCAAAGATGTTGCAGGATCTTGGAAGAATCGCAAAAGGTTGTGATGAATGGGGAATTCCACTTCTGGCAATGATGTACCCCCGGGGACCTCGCGTAGCATCAGAACATGATGCAGATTATGTGAAACATGCTGCAAGAGTTGGTGCCGAGCTGGGAGCAGATATCGTAAAAACAAATTACACAGGAGATATTGATTCATTCAAAGAAGTCGTGGAAGGCTGCCCGGTACCAGTTGTTATAGCAGGCGGCCCCCAGATGGAAACCGAAGAAGATCTTCTTCAAATGATACATGATTCACTGGAGGCTGGAGGCAGAGGTGTTGCAATCGGCAGAAATGTATTCCAGTCGGAAAACCCGGTTGTTACTGTATCTAAAATATCCCGCATTGTACATGGGGGAGAAACTGTAGAAGAAGTCCTTAATCGATAA
- a CDS encoding deoxyuridine 5'-triphosphate nucleotidohydrolase encodes MAMLSRNELSKLLEGEQPLVEGFVDKELQVQPNGIELTLESVHRINGKGTIDFDNSKRQIPESIPLDFEEEWIDLEKGIYKIVFNEIVNIPKTLAALATPRSSLIRAGATLETAVWDAGYRGRSECLLVVYSPNGLKLQKNARLIQLVFYTLHTEVNEGYNGKYQNENTCLQ; translated from the coding sequence ATGGCGATGCTATCAAGGAACGAATTAAGCAAACTCCTGGAGGGAGAGCAGCCTCTTGTTGAAGGGTTTGTGGATAAAGAACTTCAGGTGCAACCCAATGGTATCGAACTTACACTTGAGAGTGTGCACAGAATAAATGGAAAAGGTACAATAGATTTTGATAATTCAAAAAGGCAAATTCCTGAAAGCATACCTCTTGATTTCGAGGAAGAATGGATTGATCTTGAAAAGGGTATATATAAAATTGTCTTTAATGAAATCGTTAATATCCCCAAAACGCTTGCAGCACTTGCAACACCAAGGTCAAGCCTGATACGTGCCGGAGCGACTCTGGAAACCGCTGTATGGGATGCCGGGTACCGGGGAAGAAGCGAATGTTTACTTGTTGTGTATAGCCCCAATGGCCTGAAACTGCAGAAAAATGCGCGTCTGATACAACTTGTATTTTATACTCTGCACACAGAAGTTAATGAAGGATACAATGGCAAATACCAAAATGAGAATACCTGCTTACAATAA